From Xiphophorus couchianus chromosome 7, X_couchianus-1.0, whole genome shotgun sequence:
CACGCCGggggagacagcgacgtgagccgccggtgaacccggcccctcgtcgccttccggatCCGTCACCTCCGCTGTctgcccggagacagcgacgtgagccgccggtggacccggccccttgTCGCTTTCCGGAGCCACCACCTCCGCTGTctgcccggagacagcgacgtgagccgccggtgaacccggcccctcgtcgccttccggatCCGTTACCTCCGCTGTCTGCCCGGAgacggcgacgtgagccgccggtggacccggcccctcgtcgctttccggagccgccgcctccgcagccggttcccaggcttcgctccggcccgccgccgcagccggttcccaggcttcgtcccggctcgccgccgcggccggttcccaggcttcgtcccggctcgcctccgcggccggttcccaggcttcgtcccggctcgccgccgcggccggttcccaggcttcgtcccggctcgcctccgcagccggttcccaggcttcgccCCGGCTCGCGCCCGCAGCCGGCCCCGAGGCTCCgcccctgtgttcctccagagaccccgaccttctgcgttcctaccgagaccccgaccttctgcgttccctccgagaccctgaccttctgcgttcctcctgataccctgaccctctgcgttcctccagagaccctgaccttcagcgttccttccgagaccccgactcccgagacccccagcgttccttccgagacccccagcgttccttccgagacccccagcgttccTTCTGAGACCCCCagcgttccttccgagacccccagcgttccacccgagacccccagcgttccacccgagacccccagcgttccacccgagaccctgacctccagcgttccacccgagaccctgacctccagcgttccacccgagaccctgacctcctgcgttccacctgagacccagaccccctgtgttccgactcagacccccggcgttcccaccgagaccccctgtgctccaccagagaccctgcctcgggaggctcatcatcgccacctccagcgccgtggatggccgccggaccgcctccgtggttcccgcctccggggttcccgcctccagcgccgcggatgGCCGCCGGagcgcctccgtggttcccgcctccagcgccgcggacggccgccggaccgcctctgtggttcccgcctctgtggttcccgcctctgtggttcccgcctctgtggttcccgcctctgtggttcccgcctctgtggttcccgcctccagcgccgcggtcgaccgccggaccacctccgtggttcccgcctctgtggttcccgcctccagcgccgcggtcgaccgccagaccacctcagtggttcccgcctcctttgcctccgcccaccctgtgggtagttttttttttgtttatggactcttggcccttcttgtttttccgcccacgatggtgggttgttttttgttagtttggactctggcccgccgtccggcacccctccacccacccttgttgggttttttggggggttttttcttgggcgtctggtagccgcccttgaggggggggtactgtcatgatctgtgttttttctgtgtttatttagagttttctgtgtccttaagtctcttcgttgtcctgtcctccccttgattgttcccaggtgtgtctcgtctctgtgattaccctcccgtgtatttaactccacctgtgttctttgttcctcgtcgggtcctcgtctatgtctagtcagttcgtcgtcagtgtttccttgtgcctgctgttcgttgttttgactggctttccgtaattaaaacatttattcatctgacctgggtctgctgcgccTGCCTCACCATCCCTCACCTCACCACTTCCTGACAATTTCCAAGTCTGGATAAGTATCAAAAGACGAAAACTGAGCatgaaaaatgtcttcatttccAGATTCTATTCCTTATTTCGTCATCTAAAAGatagaattaaaaaattataaagacAAAGGTCTTTTTATATTGATTTCTACATAAATGATGTCTTTTAGTTTTAACATTCAAATGTTCAGTTTTCCTCAGCTGATGGCTGTTAAACAGATAAATCCCTAAATtatcatttttctgcttttgttgccTCGACATTAAGGGTCTCAAACCTAAATCAACAAAGGCTGACATCCTAACTGGCTAAATTGCCTGTACGCTACATACAGTAGTTTAGTTATTCATTTAGTCTTGTTTACGCAGGGACAAacctaaaagctgcaggacactGACCCTCGAGGATTATAGTTTGGCATCTCTGCTCTAGACTCTTTTTGTGATTTGGATATCTGGCTGATTGATTAGTGCGTCTTTACTTAAAACGTTTGCATCACGCTTCTTATCTTTCAGGCTCTAGCCCAGAACGCGGAGCTTCGAAGCCGCCTCAACCGCATTCACTCTGAAACTATCCTGACGGAACAAGTTGTCAGCGTGAACATCATCCCCACGCCTGATGAGGTAGGTCACTGCTGTCGGTCTCTCTCTGACGAAGCCAATTTCCCATATCGATATCAATACGATCACATCTACCAGGGGACGTCCAGGTTCTTGCAGTGCTTGCTTATTGCGTTTGTCGGTGGTGTTATTGATTCCTGTCCCAAAGATTTATGCTTTTTTCGATACACCCTGGCAAGTAAGCTTAAATGAACACAATTTGATGCGGAACCTGACATCAAGGTTAATAGAAAAAATGACTAATTCAAAAAGGATGGGAGCGTGCCTTATGGCAACGAAACACATGTTGTAATATGAACTCGCCGTTGCTCCCTCGGgtgctgtttctgtttctgtttgctcagGTCCGCTCGGCTCCGAATGCTGTCATCACGTTGAGAAAGGGTGAACAAACGCTGCTTTTGCTTGTGTTTGCCTGCAGGCCGTGGAGCAGATGGGGATCCCTCTGACTCAGCAGGCCTCTAATGAAAGCCGACTCTCCATGTCGGAGTCTGTCTCTGAGTTCTTTGATGCGCAGGAAGTGCTTCTGTCAGCCAGCTCGTCGGAGAACGAGGTACAAACAGGCAGTGAAGATGTTTAAAGGCTGGCAGGTGTGTGTTGTGATTGGGGTAAATTAAGAGATGGGTTAAATTGGCTCTTGTGCTGGAAAACCAAAGAGCTGTAATCAGATGGTAGTTAATGAGAGCAGCTTGAAAATTAGAGGTAGAGCAGAAGGTTTTAAGCTCAGTCactttaaaacagctttttctgcTCTGTCTCCTTTTTAAAAGCAGACTGTTGCATTATATACACTaacttctatgtattttattggaattttatgtaaatgaCCAACACAATAGCAATGATAATGCttatttgtgaagtggaagtcAAATTTGGCTTTGAGTTTTTGTAGAACCACCATTAGCTGTGGCGACATCGGCAAACagggaaaaagttttaaagcaaTGTTTCCGTTTACTACACCTTTCTTAAAAAACCATaatgctgttattttatttttttcatttggagGCTCGCTGAGTTGGGATGTTTTTATTGGTTCAAaccattttctttaatttaccCTTAAGTGTACATTGATGTTACCAATTGTGTTAACCAAAGAAAAGAAGGGCTTCGTTTAAGGTTGAGAAGATGTACAAAAGTCACAACTTCAGTGTAAAAGTAGTGAAATAGGTATACATACTGTATTATATTCTTTGCTGTAATCTAAACCATAGGTACAGTGGAACCCCAGTATGAATGGCTGACATTTCCAAATACTTGAGATCtcctctaaaaatgtttataactgcctattttaacagttcaaaacaacaaatatatctTAAGATGCTTTAATGCGCTTAGTGGAATCTGCAGAATCAGTCTTCCTTATATACCATTCTTGGAGGTAAACCAATCAGCAGCAAGGATAATAAATAGTGTTCCTGGATTGGTTGCTTTCAGTACCATATCAAGTTGCATTGCTCCTGAATATTTCATAttgcattttcttatttcttcatattttaaatatgcagatATGAGAATATCTGTGAGTAGTTTGGAGTTGCATTCCACAGAAAAGTCTGCAAACACCAATCTGTAAATAGGCAGAAGAGAACAAATGTAGGCATGGCTAAATACCTGatactgtaaaaatgtattataatAAGTGGCTTTTTATGCcataatcatatttatttttttgctatagTGTATACCACTGAAACAACAACCTTCTACAAATCTGATTGTGCTTCCAAAGGTTTGGAGTATAGTGTAGTTTTTAAGGCAACAGATTATCGAACCTGAGCTGTGGCTCTatgcagcttctccagagttaCCAGGAGGCTCTTGGTGGCTTTTCATGTTGATGATAAAACAAACCATGGCCCTAAGGCAGTGGTTGGACAggatttaatatatttaatatcaCCATAAATAAATCCCTCTGCATGCTATACTTACCTTTTATATTCCACTtgactctttgtttttctctgttacatataattcaaattaaatatattgaagtttatATCAAGGtcacaaaataagaaaagaaattaggGGTGTAAATACTTCTGCAGGGGAAGTAGCTGCAATGCCCTCCTTTCTGATGCCTTCAATGACCTCTTTGTGTTCCCATatagcaggggtgggcaatcctggtcctcgagggccggtgtcctgcaactcttgcaagtctccctggtccaacacacttgaatccagcagctgaatcacctcccaagtgcagtcaggttctccagagtcctgctaatgacctcattatttgactcaggtgtgttgaagtggagatgcatctaaaagttgcaggagtccggccctcgaggcctggagttgcccacccctgccaTATAGTATGAAAATGCTGCAGTCTCTTCTACTACTATTACTGCAGTAACACAGATAGttgttgctgcagttttttaGCCAAAGGCAAACTACATTTTGTGTGTAAGGCTAATCTGCACCGTGCTCTGATCAGTTAGTAACGCACCGCCTCTTTCCTCGCTCTCCACCTGTCCCTCACGCAGGGTTCAGATGATGAGTCATACGTCAGCGACGTCAGCGATAACATTTCTGAGGATAACGCCAGCGTGACCGACAACGTCTCCCGACAAAGTAGGTCTGGTTTCTGCGCCACCACGAGCATCTGCAGTCTCGAACGagagaccaaaaaaaagaaaagaaaatgagtcaAGCAGGGAATTCCTACATGTCCCATAAGCTGTGCTGCTCCCACAATGCCACGCACAAACTGACAGACACACGCTTTCACTGGCGAAACCATTTATCAGTGTTGCAGAGGCAGTTGACTTTGCAGTGCTGCTCTGTGCCAAGGGCTTTTCTTGGGCTTTATGAAGCAGTCGGGAAGGGATCTCCCTCCTTCATCTCTGTCACATCCcacacagaggaggaaaaaaggcaataaagctcacaggaaaagagaaaatactCTGTGTTTTTGGCAATAATATTTCAAGGGGTTTGATACATTATTAGAGCCGCCAATATTTAGTATCTATTTTATAGTCTGGGAAATAAAGGACATTATTCTCTCAGGAAACAACACTCCATCATAATAAAATCCTGATCAGTTCACTAAATCACATTCCAGCTTCACTCCTGTTTCAGCTGATTATAAAATCCCTATGATTACAAAGACCTGGTAATGCTATTTTAATTCTTTAGAgttcagaaattatttataatttttttaacttatgtGTATCTTTATTTAGTTCTTAGTAAATttcttacaattttttttacaaagccagtaagaaaaaatatttaaggaaaaatgttttttttaaataaataataagggGTGATTAATGGTACCTGAACCATTTCCTATGAAGTTAATTTCACTAAAACATAGCTTAATTTctaacttactttttaaaaatctttatgaTTTATCACACGTTAGCAGTCTATTTATGTCTGAGGAAACAGAAGTGACACAGATGCCCACAGATTAGCcattcttcaaaatgggaaagacaagagaatgAATGTCATTGAAAAGAGAGGTGTAAAGCCAGAAAATGTGCACACTGGAGTTAatgcaacaatttaaaaatttttaaaattccccAACAACCATCAGATGACATCTACTGTACATACCAAGCAGTTGCGTGGGAGTGATGCCATAAAAAGGCTCctttgttttatcattacaaacataaatgtgttgCTAAACTTTTCTAAGTCTTTAACTAGAACCACATATTTGGTCTGCAACAAACGCTCCAGCAGGGCCTCgcatataaataaatgaatatacaaaaaagtaaaagcataAGCATGATTTTAATAATCTCAAACATGAAACGTCAAATCAAAGTAGAGTCAAAATCCACCTTTCCTCCATGGCCATTCCCATTCCCCAGACCCAAAACCTATAGAAAGCCTGTGGAAAatagtagaaaaaataaactatttcttAACATGGAGTATTTTAGCTAAATGTTGGTCACTATGCTCTAACGACCATTAGAGTCacattgttgtttgttttactcaGTGGCCAATGGGGACTTTGCTGGCAGCGCTTTCCGTAACGGGCGGCGCATTTGCCTGCCGGCTCCCTGCCCGGACACCAGCAACATCAACCTGTGGAACATCCTGAGGAACAACATCGGCAAAGACCTGTCCAAAGTGTCCATGCCCGTGGAGCTCAACGAGCCGCTCAACACGCTGCAGCGCATGTGTGAGGAGCTGGAGTACAGCGAGCTCCTGGACAAGGCTGCGGAGACCGAGAATCCCTTTGAGCGCAtggtaaacaaacacaaagtttgagTTTAAGGTCATctgatggacggacggacggacagacggacggatggatggatggattgttcACTTTTTTCCAATGTTCACAATGTGAATGCTGACTTCTCAACGAAGGATGTATTTTAAGAATATTCTGCAAATGAAAGTGTTGTGTTTAAATCTCGCTCAGATCATCAAGTGAGCAAACAAATGTTTGCTCCAGTAAGTTAATGCATCTCTTACTGGAAGGCCTGGCCGTCAGGTGTTAATTGCTTTTAACCTTTGTATCGAGTTTGAATCCCCGGTGTTACGACGAGCCGCTTAATCCTTTCTCCTTCCTGTTGCTCTGTCTCCATCACAGGTTCTCGTCGCAGCTTTCGCCGTCTCAGGCTACTCCTCCACTTACTACAGAGCAGGAAGTAAGCCATTCAACCCTCTGCTTGGAGAGACTTACGAATGTATCCGGGAAGACAAGGgcttctgctttttctctgaACAGGTAAGTCTTTCAAAGATGATTAATGTagaaatgtgtttgaaatgcATCAAACAGGATGGAACTGTGCTCCATCCTATTAGATGGAGCACAGTGGTAAAATCTGCGTCTTTGTTCCAAATGAGGTCTATTTAAACCTGCTTTATAATATTGTTATATTTGTGCTAttctctaataaaaaaaacaaactagaaaGACACTGTTCTATCTAGAATAGAAACTTGATAGAACATAAATCTATGAACATCAGTGCGAACGTCATGAGAAATGTGACTCTTCGTGTTTGATCTTTCCTCTCAGGTGAGCCACCACCCTCCCATCTCCGCCTGCCACTGCGAATCCAAGAACTTCACCTTCTGGCAAGGTAGATCACCTGCCTGATTAGTGAGAGGCTCCTGGGAGAGAGTCTGGCTTAGCAGATAGGAAACATCAGGAGTAAACTCTCTTGTTAATAATAACCTTTTCTGGCTTGATTCCCAATGTTTGTCTGCTTTTTTGCTTCCTAGATGtgagatggaaaaacaaattctggGGAAAATCTATGGAAATTTTACCCATCGGCTCTGTGAATCTCACAATTCCCAGGTAACTTCCACCCCATCACTTAGCAACAATTTGTTCTTAAAGGAAAGTGGTTTAATTATTTCAACACAGCaggttttcagatttattgtcCCGCTGAGTTTAGAAAACTGTcctgtgttttcatttaacagGTCAGTCTTGGAGCAATTAATGAGCTGCACCATGCATAATCATATAAAATGactattattaatattaaaatacttttttactttattacatTAGATTCTGGTCAAAagtttacaaacaaaatagaGCTGAATCAGAAGACACTTCAGCTCAGTATGGTTTTTAATTTGTGGAATAAAAAGGCATTACGGTAACCTTGtatgaatgaaagaaaatccaaaataaattaaaatttttgcacCTAActcttgtttaaagaaaatattttcaagttgTACGATTAGGGCATCCTGAAAAAGAAGGgttcaaataattaatttaaggccctgaaagaaatctgaaattcaTGCCAATGataagtgtatgtaaacttctgactcaCTTGTCAGAAAAAGAGTGATGCTGtgaatttcagatgtttttgtttggttgtgtAAGCTGCATGTGTTTCTTTGCAGGTTTGGAGATCATTATGAATGGAATAAAGTCACCACCTGTGTGCACAACATCCTCAGTGGACGGCGGTGGATCGAACATTACGGGGAGATCACCATCAGAAACACGAAGAGTAGCACTTGTCTTTGCAAACTTACCTTTGTtaaggtaaaaaatatatatgtatatatttatgatGTTGTAAgtatctgattttattttattagctgATTTATCAGAGACTGTTTCTCCTAGGGAAATTACTGGAGCTCCAACGTAAATGAGGTGCAGGGATTTGTGATGGACCAAGAGGGAAAAGTGATCCACAGGCTTTTTGGGAAATGGCACGAAGGTCTTTACTGCGGCGTCCCGCCATCTGCCAAATGCGTCTGGAGACCAGGTGCCATCCTTTCACTCACAGCTGGACCTCAACTAATACTGACTGTATAAAAAGCCAATCTCATCCTGATCTTTGAGCTAAAAGGAACCCGGATTGCTTTTCCTCCTCAGGCTCCATGCCGACAGACTACGAGCTGTACTACGGCTTCACCAGATTCGCCATCGAACTGAATGAGCTGTGCCCCGAGCTGAAAGACGCCCTGCCGCGGACAGATGCTCGATTCAGGCCTGATCAAAGGTACAGACCCCTGACAGCCATTCTCagctaaaaaaatgtgttttgatcaatgatgtcttgcaaaagtattcataagaGTTCACcgtttttgtcatattacaaccacaaactccaatatgatttattgggattttatgcaacagacGAACACAAAGTGCCATTTAATTGTGCTCTTATATCGTCTTCAGAAGTGATCCGGTCCAGCTGTGTGTATAAATAAAGCTGTGTTATAAAGACCCAGTAGGTTTGTCAGAGAACACACGTGAACAAACACAACTGTGTGGATGTGTGAGTGTCAAGGCAAAAGCTGCTATAGAAAGAAAACCatgaagtttaaaaacatgaagaaaaatctCTGTTCAAGTGAGACTgcaatttaataattttgtccTATGCTATGTGTGGTAGAGTATTTACTCCTAAAAATCATCATCCAAATGATGAAACAAGGCAGTGGCATGATCGTGCTATGGGATCTACACTTAAATCCATTTAGGAATCTATGATATGACTtcaaaaattatataaacagaaactccagtctgactgaggttcagctattttgcaaagaagaatggggcAAAACTTTAGTTTGGATTTGCAAAGTTAGTAGAGACGTACCCCAAAACCCCACAGCTGTTATTGTAGCCAAAGGCTGGATTCAGAGGGGCCAAATATAAACCCGCTTTTTACTTTTGAGAGTTTTGTGTGACAAATCTTGAAAACAAtgcatccttttccttccacttcataattgaGCACAACTGTTCAATGAACTACACTGATCCTTGTGGCTGTAACAGTAAACATAGCAAACTTgacaaaatcaagaaaaaaatagttaagaGTTTTAAATAGTGTTCTTTAACATGTTCtctggagatgtttttttttgttcctagTATGCTATCTGTCTTTTTGCTGCCACAGATATCTGGAGGAAGGAAACGTGGAGATGGCCTCCTCTGAGAAGCAGCGCATCGAAGATGCCCAGAGAGCCAGGAGGAAGTGGAATGAGGAGAACAACATCAAACACGAGCCACGCTTCTTTAAGTAAGGGCAAGACTCGTGTTGAAAACACATCTTTTCACCCAGAtgatattgattttattgactttGTCATCCCCAACACTTAGCCTGTAAAATGTACCACTGAAGTGCCTCCCATGTGATGCATGACTGTTCACTGaagcattttaaacaattacaaACATGACTTATGCAGGAACCTACAACACAAAGTGATACAAAGTTATATATAGCGTAAGATCTCAATGAATATCTTCTCAGAGTataatttaaaccaaattattaCACATCATTGACAAATATAGTTAATCATGTTGCACCAGCTGGTATCAGTCTAAAGAAGGTCAGTTAGTTGCATCTAATCGTTGACCTTGCTGCAATCCCTCCTCCTGATtaagcatgtggcgacagtggagagaaacCATGCCATTTCAACTGAAGAAAAACTTCAGTTGAGTCCCACGTTTCAGCTCAGGCTGCCATGGTGATTGTAACGGCAACAATCATCATGCGCTGATGCGTAAAGGTATTCAGATCGCAAGTTATTGCAAACACTTGCTGGGAGTAATTGCTGCTAAGAGTTGTACAAGCAGTTTTTAGGATAAGGAGGCATCTACTTAGAAACAAAGGACCAAATGGGCGTGAAttgcttccttttttccccttaagataaatctttattgtcattgtcacaagaacaacgaaatttaaaaagtgccatcagtcagttAAATAAATGCTATTTGTATTGAGTCAGACTGTCTTTGCTTGATACTCAAATTTGATTGATGATCTGTAGTCCTATCTGCACCCATTAAAATGACATGAACTGTGAGCTGTGAACATTAAGAACAATCTGAGCTGTTTCTACTTTTTACTGGACATAAATTGGAAGTCATCTTTTGGTGGCTTTGCAACTGAGCTGAGAACAGTTTCCACAGTGCAGCTTGGGGCCCATTTGCAGCCCTTGGAATGATTTTTTGTGGCCCTTAAGTGCATGCACAGTCAAAGAGAGAAaccctttttatgttttggatctatgatgattttgacagaaaatttgactTCTATgttcatttcattaaaatattgcttgtttagtttattgatctgctaaaaataagaaataaatacaaaaacattttatttagaaaaccaAAGTAATTTGGTAACAGTgcatgttcctttttttaatgttccttCAAACtggaacataaaaatatttggatgCCACTGAGCTATTTGAAGGATTTTTATGATGGTTTCATTTTGGAAATTCTGCCAGTAAGAGAAGAAAAGTTACCTGGTAACTACAAGGCGTGTcttccttatttaaaaaaggcacaaaaactTTGTAATGCATGAAACATATGATAAAGACGCAAATCAGTGATGAAATGTTAATGTATATGAGTGTAAATCCAAGGTTTAGCTGGTCTTTTTTCTAATTATACCACTTTTATGCTCTTGTATGTAAATGAGTGCttcttttatataaatataacaaaaagaaatcatgaggaaatcatcagaaaaatattctcttataaaaaaaaaaagctaaaaatccTGCATCATTTTGCCCTTTTTGTGCAGAAAAGTGGTGGATGCCAACCACAGGGAGAGGTGGGTCTCCAACAACATGTACTGGGAGCTCCGCAAAAACCCCGGCTTCATCAACATGGAGCCCACTGTCAGCCTGTGGTAGCACACGGAGCTCCGCCTCCAACGCTGCGGACCAGGAAGCTCTTACCTATGCACAGCGGGGTGTTGGACAGGAACACTCTGCGACATCTGTGTGCATGGACAAGAAGGACTGCAGAGCTGAGAACGTCGAGGGGCTGCTACATGGTCACCCATCCGTGGAAACATCCTCATCCTGCTTGTTGAAGCTGGGTCGCCACTACTACGTAGATCTCTCCTTAGCTCTTCTGACTTTCCCAGTTTGTCCTTGCCTTAAAAAGACCCCCATACGAGTCAAAGTAT
This genomic window contains:
- the osbpl6 gene encoding oxysterol-binding protein-related protein 6 isoform X4 — protein: MSQHHQYQRGPHGRTMSTEERSYTPVNKTTVPVQKSASSSSSSQRDSRQEADSWEIIEGLKIGQSNVQRPDKNEGFMLKKRKWPLKGWHKRFFVLDNGILKYSKTPIDIQRGKLHGSIDVGLSVMSIKKRARRIDLDTEEHIYHLKVKSQDIFDAWVSKLRHHRLYRQNEIVRSPREPTMRTFPPPAAMETPQPSPIVVNETKAKSSSLPWQPAAPSSSSNSSLQASYSNGQSRVVAWLQESEEMDKCAEELARCQSNLTELSRLLQSLEILQRTQSAPNFTDMQVPLSASMSPVRLHSSNPNLCAELGDYQPPVSRLSDSVEYASDYIKLQEEFCTIAQKVHSLLKSAFNTMAIEKEKIKQVLSEQEQSDQSSQIISIRKSLSLALAQNAELRSRLNRIHSETILTEQVVSVNIIPTPDEAVEQMGIPLTQQASNESRLSMSESVSEFFDAQEVLLSASSSENEGSDDESYVSDVSDNISEDNASVTDNVSRQMANGDFAGSAFRNGRRICLPAPCPDTSNINLWNILRNNIGKDLSKVSMPVELNEPLNTLQRMCEELEYSELLDKAAETENPFERMVLVAAFAVSGYSSTYYRAGSKPFNPLLGETYECIREDKGFCFFSEQVSHHPPISACHCESKNFTFWQDVRWKNKFWGKSMEILPIGSVNLTIPRFGDHYEWNKVTTCVHNILSGRRWIEHYGEITIRNTKSSTCLCKLTFVKGNYWSSNVNEVQGFVMDQEGKVIHRLFGKWHEGLYCGVPPSAKCVWRPGSMPTDYELYYGFTRFAIELNELCPELKDALPRTDARFRPDQRYLEEGNVEMASSEKQRIEDAQRARRKWNEENNIKHEPRFFKKVVDANHRERWVSNNMYWELRKNPGFINMEPTVSLW
- the osbpl6 gene encoding oxysterol-binding protein-related protein 6 isoform X3, producing MSQHHQYQRGPHGRTMSTEERSYTPVNKTTVPVQKSASSSSSSQRDSRQEADSWEIIEGLKIGQSNVQRPDKNEGFMLKKRKWPLKGWHKRFFVLDNGILKYSKTPIDIQRGKLHGSIDVGLSVMSIKKRARRIDLDTEEHIYHLKVKSQDIFDAWVSKLRHHRLYRQNEIVRSPREPTMRTFPPPAAMETPQPSPIVVNETKQAKSSSLPWQPAAPSSSSNSSLQASYSNGQSRVVAWLQESEEMDKCAEELARCQSNLTELSRLLQSLEILQRTQSAPNFTDMQVPLSASMSPVRLHSSNPNLCAELGDYQPPVSRLSDSVEYASDYIKLQEEFCTIAQKVHSLLKSAFNTMAIEKEKIKQVLSEQEQSDQSSQIISIRKSLSLALAQNAELRSRLNRIHSETILTEQVVSVNIIPTPDEAVEQMGIPLTQQASNESRLSMSESVSEFFDAQEVLLSASSSENEGSDDESYVSDVSDNISEDNASVTDNVSRQMANGDFAGSAFRNGRRICLPAPCPDTSNINLWNILRNNIGKDLSKVSMPVELNEPLNTLQRMCEELEYSELLDKAAETENPFERMVLVAAFAVSGYSSTYYRAGSKPFNPLLGETYECIREDKGFCFFSEQVSHHPPISACHCESKNFTFWQDVRWKNKFWGKSMEILPIGSVNLTIPRFGDHYEWNKVTTCVHNILSGRRWIEHYGEITIRNTKSSTCLCKLTFVKGNYWSSNVNEVQGFVMDQEGKVIHRLFGKWHEGLYCGVPPSAKCVWRPGSMPTDYELYYGFTRFAIELNELCPELKDALPRTDARFRPDQRYLEEGNVEMASSEKQRIEDAQRARRKWNEENNIKHEPRFFKKVVDANHRERWVSNNMYWELRKNPGFINMEPTVSLW
- the osbpl6 gene encoding oxysterol-binding protein-related protein 6 isoform X2, with the protein product MSQHHQYQRGPHGRTMSTEERSYTPVNKTTVPVQKSASSSSSSQRDSRQEADSWEIIEGLKIGQSNVQRPDKNEGFMLKKRKWPLKGWHKRFFVLDNGILKYSKTPIDIQRGKLHGSIDVGLSVMSIKKRARRIDLDTEEHIYHLKVKSQDIFDAWVSKLRHHRLYRQNEIVRSPREPTMRTFPPPAAMETPQPSPIVVNETKAKSSSLPWQPAAPSSSSNSSLQASYSNGQSRVVAWLQESEEMDKCAEELARCQSNLTELSRLLQSLEILQRTQSAPNFTDMQANCVELSKKEKRLNRRWRTKSVGKDAKFQLQVPLSASMSPVRLHSSNPNLCAELGDYQPPVSRLSDSVEYASDYIKLQEEFCTIAQKVHSLLKSAFNTMAIEKEKIKQVLSEQEQSDQSSQIISIRKSLSLALAQNAELRSRLNRIHSETILTEQVVSVNIIPTPDEAVEQMGIPLTQQASNESRLSMSESVSEFFDAQEVLLSASSSENEGSDDESYVSDVSDNISEDNASVTDNVSRQMANGDFAGSAFRNGRRICLPAPCPDTSNINLWNILRNNIGKDLSKVSMPVELNEPLNTLQRMCEELEYSELLDKAAETENPFERMVLVAAFAVSGYSSTYYRAGSKPFNPLLGETYECIREDKGFCFFSEQVSHHPPISACHCESKNFTFWQDVRWKNKFWGKSMEILPIGSVNLTIPRFGDHYEWNKVTTCVHNILSGRRWIEHYGEITIRNTKSSTCLCKLTFVKGNYWSSNVNEVQGFVMDQEGKVIHRLFGKWHEGLYCGVPPSAKCVWRPGSMPTDYELYYGFTRFAIELNELCPELKDALPRTDARFRPDQRYLEEGNVEMASSEKQRIEDAQRARRKWNEENNIKHEPRFFKKVVDANHRERWVSNNMYWELRKNPGFINMEPTVSLW
- the osbpl6 gene encoding oxysterol-binding protein-related protein 6 isoform X1, with translation MSQHHQYQRGPHGRTMSTEERSYTPVNKTTVPVQKSASSSSSSQRDSRQEADSWEIIEGLKIGQSNVQRPDKNEGFMLKKRKWPLKGWHKRFFVLDNGILKYSKTPIDIQRGKLHGSIDVGLSVMSIKKRARRIDLDTEEHIYHLKVKSQDIFDAWVSKLRHHRLYRQNEIVRSPREPTMRTFPPPAAMETPQPSPIVVNETKQAKSSSLPWQPAAPSSSSNSSLQASYSNGQSRVVAWLQESEEMDKCAEELARCQSNLTELSRLLQSLEILQRTQSAPNFTDMQANCVELSKKEKRLNRRWRTKSVGKDAKFQLQVPLSASMSPVRLHSSNPNLCAELGDYQPPVSRLSDSVEYASDYIKLQEEFCTIAQKVHSLLKSAFNTMAIEKEKIKQVLSEQEQSDQSSQIISIRKSLSLALAQNAELRSRLNRIHSETILTEQVVSVNIIPTPDEAVEQMGIPLTQQASNESRLSMSESVSEFFDAQEVLLSASSSENEGSDDESYVSDVSDNISEDNASVTDNVSRQMANGDFAGSAFRNGRRICLPAPCPDTSNINLWNILRNNIGKDLSKVSMPVELNEPLNTLQRMCEELEYSELLDKAAETENPFERMVLVAAFAVSGYSSTYYRAGSKPFNPLLGETYECIREDKGFCFFSEQVSHHPPISACHCESKNFTFWQDVRWKNKFWGKSMEILPIGSVNLTIPRFGDHYEWNKVTTCVHNILSGRRWIEHYGEITIRNTKSSTCLCKLTFVKGNYWSSNVNEVQGFVMDQEGKVIHRLFGKWHEGLYCGVPPSAKCVWRPGSMPTDYELYYGFTRFAIELNELCPELKDALPRTDARFRPDQRYLEEGNVEMASSEKQRIEDAQRARRKWNEENNIKHEPRFFKKVVDANHRERWVSNNMYWELRKNPGFINMEPTVSLW